The following coding sequences lie in one Paraburkholderia largidicola genomic window:
- the pqqD gene encoding pyrroloquinoline quinone biosynthesis peptide chaperone PqqD, with protein sequence MNPHDNAQDTDKRGPKLNSLFRLQWEPAQDAHVLLYPEGMVKLNQSAAQILLRCDGTRDIPTLVAELEAAFNATGLTPEVEAFVDHARSRGWLE encoded by the coding sequence ATGAACCCACATGACAACGCGCAAGACACGGACAAACGCGGCCCGAAGCTGAACAGCCTGTTTCGCCTGCAATGGGAACCGGCACAGGACGCGCATGTGCTGCTGTATCCCGAAGGCATGGTGAAGCTGAACCAGAGCGCCGCGCAAATCCTGTTGCGTTGCGACGGCACGCGCGACATCCCGACGCTCGTCGCGGAACTGGAAGCGGCGTTCAATGCAACCGGACTGACGCCCGAAGTCGAAGCCTTCGTCGACCACGCGCGTTCGCGCGGCTGGCTGGAGTGA
- a CDS encoding cytochrome b, which produces MNATRSTDIARSSRERPERFPMALIVLHWLIAICIIVMLGIGLYMVGLPRGLPFKATLINFHKSLGLTIFLLVLMRIGVLMVSGRPPLPPMRAWQRAAASATQVLLYAAMIVMPVTGYLGSSFNTYGTRFWGLMLPKWGWDDKGLRHFWFTIHEITAWIFIALIALHVAGALKHQLIDRDGLLRRMLP; this is translated from the coding sequence ATGAACGCGACACGCTCGACCGATATCGCGCGCAGCAGCAGAGAGAGGCCCGAGCGCTTCCCGATGGCGCTGATCGTGCTGCATTGGCTGATCGCGATCTGCATCATCGTGATGCTGGGTATCGGCCTCTATATGGTCGGACTGCCGCGCGGCCTGCCGTTCAAGGCCACGCTGATCAACTTTCACAAGTCGCTTGGCTTGACGATTTTCCTGCTGGTGCTGATGCGCATCGGAGTTCTCATGGTATCCGGCAGGCCGCCGTTGCCGCCGATGCGAGCGTGGCAACGCGCCGCCGCGAGCGCTACGCAGGTTCTTTTATACGCCGCAATGATCGTGATGCCGGTGACGGGCTATCTGGGCTCGTCGTTCAACACTTACGGCACGCGTTTCTGGGGCTTGATGCTGCCGAAGTGGGGCTGGGACGACAAAGGTTTGCGCCACTTCTGGTTCACCATTCATGAAATCACCGCATGGATCTTCATTGCGTTGATCGCATTACACGTGGCGGGCGCGCTCAAGCATCAACTGATCGACCGCGACGGGCTGTTGCGCAGAATGTTGCCGTGA
- a CDS encoding response regulator transcription factor, with amino-acid sequence MTTPAISVLLVDDHAVVREGYRRLLELSPDVRVAGEAADATQAYQRFCALQPDVVVMDLALPGASGIEAMRRMLAREPEARVLIFSVHEETLFVRRAFDAGACGYVTKASAPDVLVEAVRAVARRVRYLSADVSHALALRTMFSEGPPGRQLSAREFEVLRLLVQGFTLPVIAERLGLSQKTIANHQSAIRQKFGANNGVQLVQIAQRLGLQFSELAAPHELFGSAGSMEALGSGSPG; translated from the coding sequence ATGACGACGCCCGCTATTTCCGTGCTTCTCGTCGACGATCATGCCGTCGTGCGCGAAGGCTACCGAAGGCTGCTCGAACTGAGCCCCGATGTGCGCGTCGCGGGCGAAGCCGCCGACGCGACGCAGGCTTACCAGCGCTTTTGCGCGTTGCAGCCGGATGTCGTCGTGATGGATCTCGCGTTGCCCGGCGCGAGCGGAATCGAAGCGATGCGGCGCATGCTCGCGAGAGAGCCGGAAGCGCGCGTGCTCATTTTCAGCGTGCACGAAGAGACGCTTTTCGTGCGACGCGCGTTCGATGCGGGCGCCTGCGGTTATGTGACGAAAGCGAGCGCGCCCGATGTGCTCGTCGAAGCGGTGCGTGCCGTCGCGCGGCGCGTGCGCTATCTGAGCGCCGATGTCTCGCATGCGCTCGCACTACGGACGATGTTCAGCGAAGGGCCGCCCGGACGGCAGCTTTCCGCGCGCGAGTTCGAAGTGCTGCGCCTGCTGGTGCAAGGCTTTACGCTGCCTGTGATCGCGGAAAGGCTCGGACTGAGCCAGAAGACGATTGCGAATCATCAGTCCGCGATCCGGCAGAAGTTCGGCGCGAACAACGGCGTGCAACTCGTGCAGATCGCACAGCGCCTCGGTTTGCAGTTCTCCGAGCTTGCCGCGCCTCACGAGCTTTTCGGTTCGGCGGGATCGATGGAAGCGCTCGGTTCAGGCAGCCCGGGCTGA
- the fhcD gene encoding formylmethanofuran--tetrahydromethanopterin N-formyltransferase gives MQINDTLIDDTFAEAFPMKATRLVITAHTPRWARAAADSLTGFATSVIDCGCEAGIEHEIAADATPDGRPGISVLIFAVSSKELVKQIARRVGQCVLTCPTTAVYNGIDPATTRAPLSDVAPLGGSLRFFGDGWQISKVLGGVRYWRVPVMDGEFVCEESVQTVKAVGGGNLLLLARDLDSALAGAEAAVAAMHRLANVITPFPGGVVRSGSKIGSKYKGAVASTNDAFCPTLTGLSQRSELDAQTGCVLEIVIDGLTDADVGAAMTAGIEAAAAAGQGVVRISAGNYGGKLGPYHFKLRELAAGIVQRQKDSPADGAT, from the coding sequence ATGCAGATCAACGACACCCTGATCGACGACACCTTCGCGGAAGCCTTCCCGATGAAGGCGACGCGTCTCGTCATCACCGCGCATACGCCGCGCTGGGCGCGCGCGGCGGCGGATTCGCTGACGGGATTCGCGACCTCGGTGATCGACTGCGGCTGCGAGGCGGGCATCGAGCACGAGATCGCCGCCGACGCGACGCCCGATGGCCGTCCCGGTATTTCGGTCCTGATTTTTGCGGTGTCCTCGAAGGAACTGGTGAAGCAGATCGCGCGGCGCGTCGGCCAATGCGTGCTGACCTGCCCGACCACGGCCGTCTACAACGGCATCGATCCCGCGACGACACGCGCGCCGCTGTCCGATGTCGCGCCGCTCGGCGGCTCGCTGCGGTTTTTCGGCGATGGCTGGCAGATCTCGAAAGTGCTCGGCGGCGTGCGCTACTGGCGCGTGCCCGTGATGGATGGCGAATTCGTCTGCGAAGAATCGGTGCAGACCGTCAAGGCCGTCGGCGGCGGCAACCTGCTGCTGCTCGCGCGCGATCTGGATAGCGCCCTGGCGGGCGCCGAGGCGGCCGTCGCCGCGATGCACCGGCTCGCGAACGTGATTACGCCGTTTCCGGGTGGCGTCGTGCGGTCGGGATCGAAGATCGGCTCGAAATACAAAGGCGCCGTCGCGTCGACCAACGATGCGTTCTGCCCGACCCTCACCGGCTTGTCGCAGCGCAGCGAACTCGATGCGCAGACGGGCTGCGTGCTGGAAATCGTGATCGACGGCCTGACGGACGCGGACGTCGGCGCGGCGATGACGGCGGGCATCGAGGCAGCCGCCGCTGCCGGCCAGGGTGTGGTGCGCATTTCCGCCGGGAACTATGGCGGCAAGCTCGGGCCCTATCATTTCAAGCTGCGCGAACTGGCGGCGGGCATTGTGCAGCGCCAGAAAGACAGCCCTGCGGACGGCGCGACATGA
- a CDS encoding formylmethanofuran dehydrogenase subunit C: MSTITLRVKAAPGCRVDGSPLLPSALSALSGAEIAHRMLPAGNEACAIGDLFDVAVETNGDDARLVIEGDASWLDRLGAQLDAGSLRISGATGDYAGLRMTGGTLDIAGGTGDFAGCEMRGGTLVVAGDCGDFAAGALPGGMEGMTGGTLIVSGNAGARLGDRMRRGTLLIGGDAGDYAASRIVAGTIGIAGRVGAHYGYGMRRGTLLMLQRPERIPPTFTTGGRGFDVFWSLLTRALAAQCDAASAISTAMAAMAQRLAPFAALDARTPPQRYAGDLAVDGRGELLIVE; this comes from the coding sequence ATGAGCACGATCACGTTGCGCGTGAAAGCCGCGCCGGGTTGTCGTGTGGACGGCTCGCCGCTGTTGCCGTCCGCGCTATCGGCGCTGTCGGGCGCGGAGATTGCGCATCGGATGCTGCCTGCGGGCAACGAAGCCTGCGCAATCGGCGATCTGTTCGACGTCGCAGTCGAGACGAACGGCGACGATGCGCGTCTGGTGATCGAAGGCGACGCAAGCTGGCTGGACCGGCTGGGCGCGCAGCTCGACGCAGGCAGTCTGCGCATCAGCGGCGCGACGGGCGATTACGCGGGCCTGCGCATGACGGGCGGTACGCTCGACATAGCGGGCGGCACCGGTGATTTCGCGGGTTGCGAAATGCGCGGCGGAACGCTCGTCGTGGCGGGTGATTGCGGCGACTTCGCGGCAGGCGCGCTGCCGGGCGGCATGGAAGGCATGACGGGCGGCACGCTGATCGTCTCGGGCAACGCGGGGGCACGGCTTGGCGACCGGATGCGGCGCGGCACGTTGCTGATCGGCGGCGACGCGGGCGACTACGCCGCCTCCCGCATCGTTGCCGGGACGATCGGCATTGCGGGCCGGGTCGGCGCACACTATGGTTACGGCATGCGGCGCGGCACGCTGTTGATGTTGCAACGACCTGAGCGCATTCCGCCCACGTTCACGACGGGTGGACGCGGCTTCGACGTGTTCTGGTCGCTGCTCACGCGGGCGCTTGCCGCGCAATGCGATGCGGCGTCCGCTATCAGCACGGCGATGGCGGCCATGGCGCAGCGCCTCGCGCCGTTTGCGGCACTCGACGCCCGCACGCCGCCGCAGCGCTACGCGGGCGATCTTGCAGTCGATGGACGCGGCGAACTGCTGATCGTCGAATGA
- a CDS encoding ATP-binding protein, whose translation MCVVVLTVIVGALCSIFDVSEIAYRWSRRAERYQLDELPVTLFVLAAGLAWFSWRRYRDSQKELQRRRAAEEEAARLLAENRRLATQGIEAQEAERRHLARELHDELGQYLNAIALDAARIRDLSAQNDEVHRASLAVMQSAGFVYRQIGGMIRKLRPIGLDELGLPSALEHCVEGWRERLPDASFKLTIDGDFDGFTDALNITLYRLVQEALTNVSKFARESNVEIYLVRAPASRERVEEIVVTVADDGPGVDLSKPRIGLGLIGMRERVEALGGEFHVASEPARGFLLCARVPAQPGLPEPSASIDPAEPKSS comes from the coding sequence ATGTGCGTCGTGGTGCTGACGGTGATCGTCGGCGCGCTGTGCTCGATCTTCGATGTCTCCGAGATCGCGTACCGCTGGAGCCGCCGCGCCGAGCGCTATCAGCTCGACGAGTTGCCCGTCACGCTGTTCGTGCTCGCGGCTGGGCTGGCGTGGTTTTCGTGGCGGCGCTACCGGGATTCGCAGAAGGAATTGCAGCGCCGCCGCGCGGCGGAGGAAGAGGCGGCGCGGCTGCTCGCCGAGAACCGGCGCCTCGCGACGCAGGGCATCGAGGCGCAGGAAGCCGAGCGTCGCCATCTCGCGCGCGAGTTGCACGACGAACTGGGGCAATACCTGAACGCAATCGCCCTCGATGCCGCGCGGATTCGCGACCTGTCGGCGCAAAACGACGAGGTGCATCGCGCGTCGCTCGCGGTGATGCAAAGCGCGGGATTCGTGTATCGGCAGATTGGCGGAATGATCCGCAAGCTGAGGCCCATCGGCCTCGACGAGCTAGGCTTGCCGAGCGCGCTCGAACATTGTGTGGAAGGCTGGCGCGAGCGGCTGCCCGACGCGTCGTTCAAGCTGACCATCGACGGCGACTTCGACGGCTTCACCGACGCCCTGAACATCACGCTCTACCGGCTCGTGCAGGAAGCACTGACGAACGTGTCGAAGTTCGCGCGCGAATCGAACGTCGAAATCTATCTGGTGAGGGCACCCGCCAGCCGCGAGCGGGTTGAAGAGATCGTCGTCACGGTCGCCGACGATGGCCCCGGCGTCGATCTGTCGAAGCCGCGCATCGGGCTAGGGTTGATCGGCATGCGCGAGCGCGTCGAAGCGCTAGGCGGCGAGTTTCATGTCGCGAGCGAGCCGGCGCGCGGCTTTCTGCTGTGCGCGCGCGTGCCGGCTCAGCCCGGGCTGCCTGAACCGAGCGCTTCCATCGATCCCGCCGAACCGAAAAGCTCGTGA
- the pqqE gene encoding pyrroloquinoline quinone biosynthesis protein PqqE, whose product MTDLSTPTQEHTQQAARSGVGPPLWLLAELTYRCPLHCAFCYNPVDYTSHRDELSTAQWVDVLRQGRKLGAAQLGFSGGEPLMRDDLEELVAEAHGLGFYTNLITSGVGLTDARLDTLKANGLDHIQLSFQDSTQELNDFLSSTRTFDLKNRVARSIKAHGFPMVLNCVLHRYNLPHVDKIIDMALAMGAEYLELANTQYYGWAHTNRAQLMPTAGQLQEAEAVVERYRKEIGNRCKIFFVVPDYFETRPKRCMNGWGSVFLGVAPDGAALPCHSARSLPGLTFPNVKDTPLEHIWYDSDAFNRFRGFDWMKEPCRSCDEKTHDLGGCRCQAYLLTLDAANADPVCDKSPHHEQVVRVVRDAAQRPATLAPNEQPVTFRNDANSKRLSADAREMTATPHTERTRS is encoded by the coding sequence ATGACCGACCTCTCGACACCCACACAGGAGCACACGCAACAGGCCGCACGCAGCGGCGTGGGTCCGCCGCTGTGGCTGCTGGCGGAGCTGACGTACCGTTGCCCGCTGCATTGCGCGTTCTGCTACAACCCCGTCGACTACACGAGCCATCGCGACGAATTGAGCACCGCGCAATGGGTCGATGTATTGCGACAGGGCCGCAAGCTCGGCGCCGCGCAACTGGGTTTCTCCGGCGGCGAGCCGCTGATGCGTGACGATCTCGAAGAACTCGTTGCGGAAGCACACGGCCTCGGCTTTTACACGAACCTCATCACGTCGGGTGTCGGTTTGACGGATGCGCGGCTCGATACGCTGAAGGCCAACGGGCTCGATCACATTCAACTGTCGTTTCAGGACTCGACCCAGGAACTCAACGACTTCCTCAGCAGCACGCGCACCTTCGACCTGAAGAACCGCGTCGCGCGCTCGATCAAGGCGCATGGCTTTCCGATGGTGCTCAACTGCGTGCTGCATCGCTACAACCTGCCGCATGTCGACAAGATCATCGACATGGCGCTAGCCATGGGCGCCGAATATCTGGAGCTTGCGAACACGCAGTACTACGGCTGGGCGCACACGAACCGCGCGCAACTGATGCCGACCGCCGGGCAACTGCAGGAAGCGGAAGCCGTCGTCGAGCGGTACCGGAAGGAGATCGGCAACCGCTGCAAGATTTTCTTCGTCGTGCCCGACTACTTCGAAACGCGGCCCAAGCGCTGCATGAACGGCTGGGGCTCGGTGTTCCTCGGCGTCGCGCCCGATGGCGCCGCGCTGCCCTGCCATTCGGCGCGCTCGCTGCCGGGCCTCACGTTTCCGAACGTGAAGGACACGCCGCTCGAACACATCTGGTACGACAGCGACGCGTTCAACCGCTTTCGCGGCTTCGACTGGATGAAGGAGCCTTGCCGGAGTTGCGACGAAAAGACCCACGACCTCGGCGGCTGCCGCTGCCAGGCGTATCTGTTGACGCTCGACGCCGCCAACGCCGATCCCGTCTGCGACAAGTCTCCGCATCACGAGCAGGTCGTGCGCGTGGTGCGCGATGCGGCCCAACGTCCGGCGACGCTTGCGCCCAACGAACAGCCCGTCACGTTCCGCAACGACGCAAACTCGAAGCGACTCAGCGCCGACGCGCGCGAGATGACAGCGACGCCTCACACCGAGAGAACGCGATCATGA
- the pqqB gene encoding pyrroloquinoline quinone biosynthesis protein PqqB, with the protein MKVKVLGSSAGGGFPQWNCNCRNCDGVRKGTIAARRRTQSSIAVSVDGVAWLLVNASPDILAQIAANPEMQPGRHARDTGIAAVLLMDAQIDHVTGLLMLRENSAPLPLHATDAVWQDLSTGFPVVSILSHYCGVERHTIALDNGPFEIAALPGVRIEALPLSSKAPPYSPHRAAPQRGDNIGLLMTAPGSGKRVFYAPGLGVLEPHIRDAMRSADLLLVDGTLWTSGEMIELGLSKKTAADMGHLAQTGPGGMIDVLDTLDRPNARKVLIHINNTNPILIDDGPERRTLAQHGIEVAHDGMLFEL; encoded by the coding sequence ATGAAGGTCAAGGTGCTCGGTTCGTCGGCGGGCGGCGGCTTTCCGCAATGGAACTGCAACTGCCGCAATTGCGATGGCGTGCGCAAAGGCACGATCGCGGCGCGGCGGCGCACGCAGTCGTCGATTGCGGTGAGCGTCGATGGCGTGGCGTGGCTGCTCGTGAACGCATCGCCCGATATCCTCGCGCAGATCGCTGCGAACCCGGAAATGCAACCCGGGCGACACGCGCGCGACACAGGTATCGCGGCCGTACTGCTGATGGATGCGCAGATCGATCACGTAACAGGGCTGCTGATGCTGCGCGAAAACAGCGCGCCGTTGCCGCTGCATGCGACGGATGCCGTCTGGCAAGACCTGTCGACGGGTTTTCCCGTCGTATCCATCCTCTCGCACTACTGCGGCGTCGAACGTCACACCATTGCGCTCGATAACGGTCCGTTCGAGATTGCCGCGCTGCCCGGCGTGCGCATCGAGGCGCTGCCGCTGTCGAGCAAGGCGCCGCCCTACTCGCCGCATCGCGCGGCGCCGCAGCGCGGCGACAACATCGGTCTGCTGATGACAGCGCCCGGTTCCGGCAAGCGCGTGTTCTATGCGCCCGGCCTCGGCGTGCTCGAACCGCACATCCGCGATGCGATGCGCAGCGCGGACCTGCTGCTCGTCGACGGCACGCTGTGGACCAGCGGTGAAATGATCGAACTCGGCCTGTCGAAGAAGACGGCCGCCGATATGGGCCATCTGGCGCAAACGGGTCCGGGCGGCATGATCGACGTGCTGGATACGCTCGATAGGCCGAACGCGCGAAAGGTGCTAATACATATCAACAACACGAACCCGATCCTGATCGACGACGGCCCCGAGCGGCGCACGCTGGCGCAGCACGGCATCGAAGTCGCGCACGACGGCATGCTGTTCGAGTTGTGA
- a CDS encoding TonB-dependent receptor, with protein MKPSRRKSRRARLLPRKRAFQLIFSSALASLCTAAWSQEAAPPPADTPPADVQQTAQNTTQEAEMPSILVIGTTPLIGIGTAIELVPANVQTIRGREIDQQHPNTLTDYFATNLQSVDINDAQGNPSQMDISYRGFTASPLLGTPQGLSVFMDGVRINEPFGDVVNWDLIPQAAIDTIQLIPGSNPTFGLNTLGGAIAITTKNGSNSPGGEAEISGGSFGRKSAQIQQGGMIGSNLDYYFTANAANEDGWADHNGSRLRQAFGKLRYHDADTTLSISGGGADNTLDGSQTIPRSFLDNRKQAYTFPDQNDNTVGYLTIAGEHYFTPNVQLSGTLYYRHYRNKNVSSNVNDDFDPDDPDDAPPATNVQSTVFTQSYGGSLQLALLQNLFGKRNELTLGVAADLANTHFTQSAQDATFTDTRATVGTGPFVSTTDAKTRNETYGVYFTDTFSFTDQWAMTFAGRYNWSRTTIGDESGVQPLLDGRHVFSRFNPAVGITYNPTDTLTAYFTYNEGMRSPTSIELACADPDAPCSLPNDFIADPSLKPVISKTFEIGARGRIGSNTTWSAALYRTTLDDDIQFISSNGAASSLGFFQNVGKTRRQGFELAGRTKYGPVGVSASYSYIDATYQSTWTESSASNSSADANGNITVKPGDHIPGIPQNTVKLRVDYTPFAAWNIGTSLTYRGSIFARGDENNQDVNGTVAGYFLVDLDTTYNVTKQLQVFATVKNLLNKHYANFAILGENFFNGPNHTFDPGAISNEQFLGIGAPRGVWVGLRYAWK; from the coding sequence ATGAAACCCTCACGGCGCAAGTCGCGACGTGCCCGTCTGCTTCCTCGCAAGCGCGCATTCCAACTGATATTCAGCAGCGCATTGGCCAGTCTGTGCACGGCTGCCTGGTCGCAGGAGGCCGCGCCGCCGCCCGCCGATACACCGCCCGCCGACGTGCAGCAGACCGCGCAAAATACGACGCAGGAAGCCGAAATGCCGTCCATTCTGGTGATCGGCACGACACCGCTGATCGGCATCGGCACCGCGATCGAACTGGTGCCCGCCAACGTGCAGACCATCCGCGGCCGCGAGATCGACCAGCAGCATCCGAACACGCTGACCGACTACTTCGCGACCAATCTGCAAAGCGTCGACATCAACGACGCACAGGGCAACCCGTCGCAAATGGACATCAGCTATCGGGGCTTCACGGCTTCACCGCTGCTCGGCACGCCGCAGGGGCTGTCCGTGTTCATGGACGGCGTGCGCATCAACGAGCCGTTCGGCGATGTCGTCAACTGGGACCTGATACCGCAGGCCGCAATCGACACGATCCAGCTGATTCCCGGCTCCAATCCGACCTTCGGCCTCAATACGCTCGGCGGTGCAATTGCCATCACGACGAAGAACGGCAGCAATTCGCCGGGCGGCGAAGCGGAAATCAGCGGCGGGTCGTTTGGACGCAAGAGCGCGCAGATCCAGCAAGGCGGGATGATCGGCAGCAACCTCGACTACTACTTCACCGCGAACGCGGCCAACGAAGACGGCTGGGCCGATCACAACGGCAGCCGTCTGCGCCAGGCTTTCGGCAAGCTGCGCTATCACGATGCCGACACGACGCTGTCGATATCCGGTGGCGGTGCGGACAACACGCTCGACGGTTCGCAGACGATTCCGCGCTCGTTTCTCGACAACCGCAAGCAGGCGTACACGTTTCCCGATCAGAACGACAACACGGTCGGCTATCTGACGATTGCGGGCGAACACTATTTCACGCCCAACGTGCAGTTGAGCGGCACGCTCTACTATCGCCACTATCGCAACAAGAATGTCAGCAGCAACGTGAACGACGACTTCGATCCCGATGACCCCGACGATGCACCGCCCGCCACCAACGTACAGTCGACGGTGTTCACCCAGAGCTACGGGGGCAGTCTGCAACTGGCGCTGTTGCAGAACCTGTTCGGCAAGCGCAATGAACTGACGCTCGGGGTCGCCGCCGATCTCGCGAACACGCATTTCACGCAATCCGCGCAAGATGCGACGTTCACCGACACGCGCGCGACGGTCGGCACAGGTCCATTCGTATCGACGACGGATGCGAAGACACGCAATGAAACCTACGGCGTCTATTTCACCGATACATTCTCGTTCACCGATCAATGGGCGATGACGTTCGCGGGGCGCTACAACTGGTCCCGCACGACGATCGGCGACGAGAGCGGCGTGCAGCCGCTACTGGATGGACGTCATGTGTTTTCGCGCTTCAACCCGGCTGTCGGCATTACCTACAATCCGACCGATACGCTCACCGCGTACTTCACTTACAACGAAGGCATGCGCTCGCCGACATCGATCGAACTGGCGTGCGCGGACCCCGATGCTCCCTGCTCGCTGCCGAACGACTTCATTGCAGACCCGTCATTGAAGCCCGTCATTTCGAAGACGTTCGAAATCGGCGCACGCGGGCGCATCGGTAGCAACACGACGTGGAGCGCGGCACTGTATCGCACGACACTCGACGACGATATCCAGTTCATCAGCAGCAATGGCGCGGCGAGTTCGCTCGGCTTCTTCCAGAACGTCGGCAAGACGCGCCGGCAAGGCTTCGAACTCGCGGGCCGCACGAAGTACGGGCCGGTTGGCGTGAGCGCGAGCTATAGCTATATCGACGCGACGTATCAGTCGACGTGGACCGAGAGCAGCGCGAGCAATTCGAGTGCGGATGCGAACGGCAACATCACGGTGAAGCCCGGCGACCACATCCCCGGCATTCCGCAGAACACGGTGAAGCTGCGCGTCGACTACACGCCGTTCGCGGCATGGAATATCGGCACGAGCCTCACGTATCGCGGCAGCATTTTTGCACGCGGTGACGAGAACAATCAGGATGTGAACGGCACGGTCGCCGGCTATTTTCTTGTCGATCTCGATACGACGTATAACGTGACGAAGCAGCTTCAGGTGTTTGCTACTGTCAAGAATCTGCTGAACAAGCACTACGCGAACTTTGCGATTCTCGGCGAGAACTTCTTCAATGGACCGAACCATACGTTCGATCCGGGCGCGATCAGCAATGAGCAGTTTCTTGGGATCGGCGCGCCGCGTGGGGTGTGGGTCGGGTTGAGGTATGCGTGGAAGTGA
- the pqqC gene encoding pyrroloquinoline-quinone synthase PqqC, whose protein sequence is MSVKGDIGPAWTREEFEAQLRAKGQAYHIHHPFNVKMNSGGCSREQIRGWVANRFYYQINIPLKDAAVLSNCPDRETRRRWVLRILDHDGYGEDEGGIETWARLGDAVGLSRDELWSLEHVVPGVRFAVDAYVNFARRAPWQEAVCSSLTEIFAPQIHKDRLSTWPEHYPWIKPEGLAYFRSRISLAQRDVEHGLAVTLDHFRTREQQERALDILQFKLDILWTMLDAIEKAFPA, encoded by the coding sequence ATGAGTGTCAAAGGCGACATCGGCCCGGCATGGACCCGGGAAGAATTCGAAGCGCAACTACGTGCGAAGGGACAGGCGTATCACATCCATCACCCGTTCAACGTGAAGATGAACAGCGGCGGATGCTCGCGCGAGCAGATTCGCGGCTGGGTCGCGAACCGCTTTTATTACCAGATCAACATTCCGCTGAAGGATGCCGCTGTTCTGTCGAACTGCCCCGACCGGGAAACGCGCCGCCGCTGGGTGCTGCGCATTCTCGATCACGACGGCTATGGCGAAGACGAAGGCGGGATCGAAACGTGGGCGCGGCTGGGCGATGCCGTCGGCTTGTCGCGCGATGAATTGTGGTCGCTGGAACATGTGGTGCCTGGCGTGCGCTTCGCCGTCGACGCGTATGTGAACTTTGCGCGCCGCGCGCCGTGGCAGGAAGCCGTGTGCTCGTCGCTCACGGAAATCTTCGCGCCGCAGATCCACAAAGACCGGCTGTCGACGTGGCCCGAGCATTACCCGTGGATCAAGCCCGAAGGTCTTGCGTATTTCCGTTCGCGCATTTCGCTCGCGCAACGCGATGTCGAACATGGCCTCGCCGTCACGCTCGATCATTTCCGCACGCGCGAGCAGCAGGAACGCGCGCTCGACATTTTGCAATTCAAGCTCGACATTCTCTGGACGATGCTCGATGCGATAGAAAAGGCGTTCCCGGCATGA